One window of the Chloroflexota bacterium genome contains the following:
- a CDS encoding OB-fold domain-containing protein, with the protein PGPDCFGIGTLEWVESTGKGWVYAHTISYQPAHPAFADDVPYVLAIIELDEGWRMNSNVINIDPQDVKIGMRVEVVWDDVTPEFSLPKFQPAKS; encoded by the coding sequence CCTGGCCCCGACTGCTTCGGCATCGGGACGCTGGAGTGGGTCGAGTCCACGGGAAAGGGGTGGGTCTACGCCCACACCATCTCGTATCAGCCCGCGCACCCAGCGTTCGCCGATGACGTGCCGTACGTCCTCGCCATCATTGAGCTGGATGAGGGCTGGCGCATGAACAGCAACGTCATCAACATCGATCCGCAGGACGTGAAGATCGGCATGCGCGTCGAGGTGGTCTGGGACGACGTGACGCCCGAATTCAGCCTGCCGAAGTTCCAGCCGGCGAAGAGTTAG